Within the Photobacterium swingsii genome, the region GGTATGACAACGTGAAAGCCCATTCTTTAACCATTGAATACTCTCTGGGTAATCTAGAATCTCTACAGTATGGTATAGAGGCATTAATTAATGATCTCGATTTAGATGGTATTGAAGAGTCAAGTAAGTGCTATCGAGATTATCGTTTTGTTGGTAAAGATGAAAAAGGTACTTCACTGGGGAAAGGCAAGGTTTGTAAAACGTTTTTTTATAAAGCATTGGCAGAGAATGATGCTTTGAGACCATTGCTGGTTGCTTATATTAAAAAGCTAACCGCGTATAATTTCTTTTTGGGCTCATGTTCAGCCTTAGTGGCACCGGGTGAGGCCCAGATAGTTAAAGATCCCGTATATGCATTAGTTGATTTAGGTGCAGAATACATTGATCTTTATTGCGATGCGTTTAGTACATCAGACCGTGATTATGATCTTGGCTTTGATAAGCCTAAACGCCAGTTTGTTCGTCTTTATCCAGAAAGCGAAGAAATTGCAATTTTGTATGCCGCGATAATGGTAGGGCGTTTAATGTCGTATTCTACCGATCCTGTGCTGCCCAAACCACCATCAGCATTTGTAGCGCGTTTTTTAGAGCCAGCTTATTGTAATTACTTTATTCAATTATGTGCTGCAGAGTTTATTCGCAATGCATTGACACATTCAGAAGATGAACATCACCTAGGATTAGCGAGCCTTGAGGTGAATAAAATGAACAGTGACCTTGATGAACTCGAAGAGCAGTTTACTTTCCAGCCTTATTTGATGTTATTACTTGAATTAACAAATCGATCGGCGAAAGATATTCTACAAGCGCTTAAAGAAGAGGTGACGGGCATTTTTGATGGCAGCCGTAATCCTGTTAAACCAGTCCTTTATGATTTCCCAACGCCAGCGTGGGTGATTAACCAATACGAGAATGCCTCACGATTTTTTGCCGATGAATAAAGGTATTTTATTTTGTTATAACGGCAAATTATTCGACATCAAGAGTGTTTTAGCGTTATAGATAGCTTATACGTTTGGCGGTTAGCCGTTCCATCATTTTATTAGGATGAAAAATGAAATTTGTAACAACAGAAAGCATTATGGGCGAAGAGATTGAAGCAACGCTTGGTGTTGTAACGGGCAATGTTGTGCAATCTAAGCATGTTGGCCGCGATATTATGGCAAACTTGAAAGGTATTGTCGGTGGTGAGCTGAAGGGATACACCGAGATGCTAGCGGAAGCTCGCGGTATTGCAATTGAACGTTTGCTAATCGAAGCTCAAAACCTTAATGCAGATGCCGTGGTTGGCGTAAGGTTTACGACCAGTGCGATAACCCAAGGCGCCTCAGAAATTATGGCGTATGGTACAGCGGTGAGGTTAAAAAGATAAAGATGAAGAAACGTTTGTTTGCACTATAAGATTTGTGAACATCAAAAACGTTAGGTTTCGAGTTTTAAGCCTAGAGGGTGCAGGTGACATTTATACCGAATATAATCACCTGCATCTTCTTTTATTCTTTATTTGATTATTGTTATATTTTATATGTAGGTTAATTTAATTTATTTATTATATTTCCAATGAGTGTGTTTTTATAAATGCGCCCTCATTTGATAATATAAGGCACGTTATATTATTTCTTCCATTTGTTTGCTTATATTCCAAAAGTGATGTTTAAATTGGGAGCAATATTTCATTTATGCATGCAAATTATTGCTAAGCGATTCTATCAGCGCATTATATGCCTTGTCATATTGCAGGTGGGTATTTGATGTTCGCCAAAGGTTTCTCTGTTGTTAATGGCGAATAACATCCCCGCTTTCATTTATTGGCTAAGATTCTTGTTCATATCTTAAATTTTAAGGTACAGGCTGTTTTGTCTTTATCTACAGCTTGATGTATTTAGGGTTCAAATCTGAACAAGAGGCATTGTTTATTCCCTTCGATAATTACTTATGATGAGGTGAATAAACCGATATTCTAAAAATAGAAATGTTTGAGCATTTCAAGAGACAATATGCTAGGAAATAATCATGATAAGAAGAAATATTATAACGCTTGCGATACTAGGGCTAGTGGCAACCACAACAGTTAGTGCAACAGAAATGACTGAGCCTACAGGTTCGGCCATTAATATGTTAAGTAACCTACAAGATGTTAGTGATGTTAACTATATTAATGCAGGGTATTTAGTCGAGGAAGGTGCAGTTCCGCCATCTTTATCAGAGATCAAAACACAGGTTTTAGATTTTGGAAAACGTTACTTTATCGACTTTAGTAATATCGCAAGTGAAGAGGCGAAAAATAAAGCTAAAGATAAGCTACGTCAAAGTGTTGGGGTTTTCTTATCTGGTGATATGATCCTCATCACTCCGTATAAAGGCGAGTTGATGTTCTCGTTGCTTGATGGCGCAGATGATCCCAATATCACTTTGTTAGAAGCTCAGCCAAAACGCGCTTCACGTTCAAAGCGTAGTGCACCATTACTCTCGAATTCTGATAATACCATTCCAAATGTGGCTTTTTACCTAAATGCTCACCGCCAAATAACAGATGATGAGTGTAATCTGACATGGAATACATTTGATGGACCAGAAAAAAGTTACCGTAGTTGTCGTAACGCTAATATATCGCTTATTTATAAAGTAAACCTCCAGCGTTCATTGCGTTTCGGTACGCAAGGTTCTGCAACGCCAGACGCAAAAATCGTACGCATAGGTATTGATGACTCGACGCAAGGTACAGGTATCCAGTTAAACGATAAGCTTGAACCTCGCTATTTGGTTTCACACGGTATTCCGTGGCCTGAAGGTGGAAATGAGGCCGAGTTTGTTACAACAGCGATAGCTCGAAATTATGACTTTAATTTTGATGCGTCGAATGATAAAGCGAATATCTTGCGTACAGTACCGGCGTCAAACCTTAATGCCAATTACAGCCACAAAGAAGTATCGACATTTAATTTCGGTATTAGTGGTGGAGTTGAAGTCAATAAAGATGGCCCTAAAGCTAAGTTAGATGCGAATGCAAGCTGGAGTGAGTCTAAATGGCTGTCGTTTGACACTCGTGATTATCGCGTTGAACGAAGTTCAAAAGGGCCAAAGCATGTTGCGTTTAAATGGGCTCGACAACAATACCCTACAGCTGAATCTATTCGAAATGTAAAAACACATGGCATTTCGGCTCGTTTAGGTATCCCTGCTAATTTAAGCCTTATTAATCCCATTGGTTATAAAAGCTTTACGCCTAAAATGGAGGTGATCTATAAAGCAGCTCCAACAGCAACGGGTACAACAACACTATCGGTTGATTCAGCGGTCGATATTACTGGTTTTAGATACCGTTCAAGTGTGACAGGTTTCTTTGGTGTTCGTACTTATTACTCAAAAGACAGTGATAATCAAGTTAGACACATAAATAAGAAAGTAAGCTTTGTCGTGGATTGGGATCATCCTGTGTTTACTGGTGGTCGACCTGTTAACTTGCAGCTGGCTAGCTTTAATAACAAGTGTATTGCTGGTGATTATCAAAATAACTTAAGCGCTAAAACATGTAATGAAGATAACTTCCAACAAGCTTTTATTTACAACAAGGTAGGGCAGTTTGTCAGCGCCCAAAATACCAAGTTATGTTTAGATGGTGAAAACTTAAATCAACTTCAAACATGTGGTGCGAATCTTTCACAACGTTGGAAATGGAAGGAAGGCACTAACCAACTGCTGAATGTCTTTACCCAAGAATACTTAGGTCACAATAAGACGACAGGTGATTTAATCATGGTTGCTGGGGCAAACGACACGACCAGTACGGATTGGTATTCTGCTTATGTAAATGTGTTTAAACAGTCATCGGTACACAGAAACTAATGTTGATTAATCAAGGTTAATTATTATCACTGTAAAAAGGGGGAGCCTAAATTAGGCTCCCCCTGTTTTTATTGAACAATCATCGTCTGTGTTGAAGAGGATGACTTACCTTTATCATCTGTCACTGTTAGTTGGAACGTCAACTTAGCGTTCACATTAGGTGTTAGCGCATAAGCATAACGGCTGGTTGGGTAGGCTATTTTTACTTTTGGTCCTGAAACTTGGCTCCATTGGTATTGACTGATCGAACCATCTGGATCAGTTGATTGGGTTCCATCAAGCGCAGCCCATTGCGAGAAAGAAGCGATTTGCTTTTCAGGAATAATCGCAATAGGTGCTTTATTATTATCCGGATTTTCAGACTTTACGACGATAGTTTGAATGGCCGAATCGGTATTGCCATTCTCATCCGTAATGGTGAGCTTAAACTTCAACGTAGTGCTGTAATCTGGTGTAATTGCGTAGGCATAGTTTTTATCTGCGTAATCAATTCGGACGTTGGGCCCTTCGATCTGTGTCCATTGAAAATGTACTTTGGTGCCTTCAGCGAAAACAGATTGAGTACCATCCAATACTACCCATTGGCGGGCTGGTGACGCTTGGCTCGCAGGCACTTTCGCTGTAATGCTGGTATTACCTCCAACAGATATCTCACCTTCATATGCTGGTGCATTATGCTCTGTCACTGTGATCGTCATTGACTCAGTCGGGGTGATATCAAAGTGTGCGACACCGTTATCATCTGTTGTAACTACATGCGACTGACCTGACTTGGCAACAAGCGCAACACGCGCATCTTTCAATCGAGCACCATTATTGCTTTGAACAACCACATCAAAGGCAGATTGAGTGCCACTCGCGATGTTTTCTGGGTAGGTCACCGTTAACGCTTGCGGGCGTTGAGTACGCAACTCTAATTCAGGATCGCCAAACCAACTAAAGAAGCGGGCAGTGGAAAGTGCTGTGCCTTGGGTGCCATAATGGCTAAATAGACGGTGTTTAGCACGGTTTACTGCCATTGCTGGACGCCAAGAAACAGGGTAGATATTACTTGACCAGTTACCGTCGTAATCATCCCAGAAGCTATCCATGATTGCGGCATGCATCAGATCGTTATAACCGGAGTAACTCACTCGTACAGCACCCGTAAAGCCGACTGCACCACCATTTGGATTACGCATCCAAGATTCTGCAAATGAATCTTTTCCGTCAAACCAACCCGTTGCACAGTTTAAACTGAAAACAACTGGTGACATGTTACCGTTCGCGAGTGCGTTGACTTCGGTTGCCGTATAGCGGGGATCAGCCCAACCAGAACCGTCACCGTAACCATGATCTCGGTGCATAACTAAGCTAACACCTTGGTTAATGGCGTCTGAGATTTGTACATGGTTGCCATTGCCTTGGTTTTTCCAAGCTTGTGGCACTGGGCTTGGTGGTGTGACTCGTGCGCTGCCGTAATCCCAACCACCATATTTTAGTTCTTTGGATAAATCGGCATCCCACTGTAGTGCTGTGTGGATTAGAAACCCTTTATTGAATAAATCACCTGGGCCATCAAAGAAGTCATAGTCAGGGCCTAAGAAGTCAGCGACACGATGGAGATCTTCCATAAACATGCGGTCAGCTTTTCTATTACCATCGTTATCTTGGTATTGACCAGCAAGTAAAACATTGTTGTAACGTTCGGAATCAACCGGTGTTTTTTCGTAATTAAGCGTACGAGTAACCATGCTGGTGATTTGTGCTTCGGTATCACCCGGCAGGCGACCTAGCACTAAGTCTGGGTATTTATCCGTGCCGTCGACTAAGGTGTATTCGAAATCGGTGTGCCATTTGTGATTCTTGCCGTGATAGCCGTGACCTGTGATCTCCCATGCAGGAATGTCTTCATGATCGCCAACTAGGAGCACGTAAGAGGTCATTGTCCCATTACTGTAAGCATCTGAAATATACTTCTTGATGTCTTCTTGTGTGTTACCGGTTTCAGTCACAGTAGCAACGTGGACCTTATAGCCTTTTTGGCGCTTCCAAGCCGCTAATGGTGCAATGGCATCTTTGAATCGATCTGCTGTGATGATCAAGTAATCTGCATTTTGTGCGGGTGTCAGTGCTGCATTGTTTTGAGCACTAGGTTGAGCTTGTAAAGCGGGAGACGCTGATTGCTCAGCTTTTGAACGAATATCAATAACAGAATCTGTTGGTGCATCAAAGCCTAATTGATCCGTGCGTTTTGAATGCCCCCCTTTGTTTTTAGGCAAGCTGTAATTAACGTGAAAACGTACTTTTTTAGCGAAACGAACGGTCTTTTCAATTGGACTAAAATCCATCGGACGGTATGAAATAACCGCGTAACTTTTACCGCGAACACGGACGGTTTCAACAACAGTGACAGGAGGGATTTGGGCCTCTGTCATTAAACTATAAGCCGCTTCATCTTTCACAAATGGCATGTTTTGGTCTGGGCGAGAGCCATCCATTTCAACCACATCAGGGAAGGGAAGTTGGACAGGATCGACTAAGGTGTCTTTGAACGTATCAGACCATTCCACCTCATCAATAACGATATTCAGTTGAGCACCATCAGGAATACGGATTAACTGTTGGTAGCCCGTTAAATTTGGCTTTCCTGGTTCAACTGGGCCACCGCCATCAGGCAATATAATACGGTCATAAATATTACCATCGGCCATTTTTACTTTGGCCATAGTGAGAGAGGTTAATTTTGCTTCAAATATAGCTTTACTGGCATCTAGATTTAATAATGAGAAATAAGGGCTCGACTTTTCTTCGTCAGCAGCAGATGCAACATCAGTGGCTAAATCAAAATTGATAACACGCTCATTAAAAATAGAGGCGTCAACATGTTCGACAGCAAATGTGGATTGTGAGAAGAGTGCAAGAGTTAAAAGTAACCTCGTTTTATTGAGTTTCATTATTGTCTCCGGTATGTGTTGTGTTGTTTGGAATTAGAAATAATATTTATAAGTTAACAGTGCTAATAACTAAGCCTGTTATTTTGGTATTGAGTATTCTCTTATTATTGGTTTTTTTTAGTTGTGGCTAAATCCCCCCCGTTACTCACAGGGTGTTGTTTTAACCTTTTGTTTTACTGTGCTTTTATCGGGTTTTGTCTTTTTCTTGTATTGTTTTTAAAAGTGTTTTTTGTGTGTTAATGCTGAGTTGATAAGGAATGTATATCATAAATAAAAAAGTGCATCGCAAAAAAGTGCATGTAGACTTCGGTTTTGTAATACAAATGTGATGTTGCTCTAATAAAATATTCGTTTTTTAATTCCCGTTTGTCCTAAAGCTGACTCTTATTGGGTGCGGGGATATTTATAAAATTATATTAAATGGTTTTTTTCTTAAAGTATGAACGTTGTTTTGATTGTTAAGGTAATAGGGATTAGGTCGCTTTATTGTTTCTAATGTACAAAGTGAAATTTTCAATACGAATGTAGGTTGAAATAAATTCCCCCTTCAAATAGCGATTTGGCGTCAAGTATCAAAGTACCTCAGTATTATAACTGTTTACGGATTTCACCTTGACTGCGTGATCATTCTTTCATGTTTCATTTTCACCTGTTGGATAGGGTAATGCTTTGGTTCTTATCTTTAACGTATAGATGAAGAGATCAGAGCTATTGTTGTTTTTCTCTTTCTTTTCTTCGCTCAGTTCCATAAGATCATACCTTCTATACTCATCAAATAGTTACGGATTTATGCCTGCTCAGTTTATGAATTTTATTCCCGTTGGTGTCAGATATATGCTGGTATCTGCATTGGCTTTTGCACTTATGTCTAGCTGCGTAAAGTTGGTTAGCACGTATGGCATACCTGTTTTTGAAATTGTGGCAGCGAGGGCGATTGTCTCTCTGCTCATCAGTTACGTGGATGTGAAGCGAAAGGGCATATCAATCTGGGGGAACAACAAGCAACTATTGGTTGCACGTGGTGTAGCGGGTTCACTTGCGCTGGTTTGCGTATATTACGCTGTGGCGACATTGCCTTTAGCTGAAGCGACAATTCTTCAATATATGCATCCTGTATTTACGGCCATTTTAGCACTGGTGTTTCTGCGTGAAAGAGTGCAAGCCTCGACAGCTATTTGTATTGCATGTTGTATTGTAGGATTAGGGTTAATTGTTAGCCCTAGCTTGTCTGTTGAAAGTGCTGCTGCATTACCTATGTTTAGCGTGGTTGTTGCATTGTTGGGCGCGCTGGGTAGCGCAGTAGCCTATGTAATTGTAAAGCGATTGAGTAAAACAGAAGATAGTTCAGTGATCATTTTCTATTTCCCGCTGATTGCTTTGCCATTTTCTCTCTTTTTGTTAGGAGATGATTTTGTGATGCCGAATACAGAAGCGTTATTCTTGTTGTTATTTGTGGGTATTTTTACTCAGATAGGACAAATCGGGCTGACTAAATCCATGCAAACTGTGGCGGCTGGTAAAGCAACGGCATACTCTTATGTGCAGGTGGTCTTTTCGATCATGCTGGGTGTCTTCTTGTTTAATGAGATACCATCGGGGTGGACATTGGCTGGTGGGGCATTAATTATTATTGGTGCTTTAATCAATGTTTTTGGCAGCATAAAGGGAAGTGCATACAAGCCAAAGCAAGCTAGCTAAGACTGTTTTGCTGCACGCATTTCTATGGAAGCGTGAAGTGCTGATAAAGAGGCCGAACAGGCCTCTTTGTATATAGAATGAAGAATCAGACTTTGATAAGTTAGAAGTTAAGTAATGCTTCTAATAATGTCTCTTTTGATCCAAACCATAGCATTAATGATTCTTCATTATTCTGCACTTTAATATATGCAGATATTATATTACGACCCACGTACTCATCGAGAAACGATAAGGTGTTAGCCACAGTATAAAATGATGTGCCGTCTTCACAGCTAATCATAATATTGCACTCTAAAAATTCCATATATACCTACAAAACTTATTGTGTATTATCTTTTTTTGGGGGAAAGTGAAAACACAAATATGTAAGTATTTGCTTGTATTACCATAAGTTAATTCATCTTCCATTGATGTTTGAACTGCTATTAAATATGCAACTTGTTTTTAATTTTGTTATCTCTAACACATCCTCCTTACTTGTCTTTAAAATATGAAATGGCATTCATTTTAATCCAGTGTAAATTCGAAATTGTTTTACTTAAATTAATCTAAACCTCTCCTAGAGAGTAATTTATTATAATGTGTAAACTTGATGAATGTTTTATCATCTGAATATATATTAAGGGTTATAATGTGTCTGTCTCATAAAGAACACTTCTTGTGTGTTGATGGCCACAAATAATAAATTCTTTTGATTCTATAACCATTTGATATCCAAACTGTAAGAGCACTGAATTCCATTAGCTATAAGCGGTATGGTGACATTAATATGCTATTGACAGTGTGTTCCTATTAGTGGTGAGAATGATGAAGTAGTAATGGTGAAACAATAAAAGGAGGTAATCGTTGATTGTGCATGGAGATAGCATCAAATGGCCTTGTGATTTACCAGCGTTATTTAAAGAAAAATTACTAGAAACAGCGATTTATAAACAAGGTGCCACGAGTCTCCAGTTTACAGATAGGTATGCTTATATCCCAGGCTTGTTTTATATACTTCAAGGTAGCGTTGGGATGTGTTTCTCAACACTTGATATGAAAAGTGTTGTTGGGGGAGTGGTAGGGCAAGGTGATTGGCTTGGTGCTTACTCTATTGAAAGAGAGCAGAAGTACTTCGGTATTACAGAAGAAATAGAAACGCTAAGCATGCTTTTGTTTCCAAGAGATAAAATATTGCAACTCGCGCAAGAAGATCCGTTGGTTTACAAATTTTTATTCTTTGCGGGACAACAAACTCAATCGATATGGATGCAGGCGTTGCTATCGTCTATCCATACTCGAGAACAAAAACTGGTTTATACATTGTTGGAGCTGCGTGCGAGGTATTCGTCTGTCACTGGTGCAGTTGATTGTCTTAATGTTACGCAGTATCAACTGAGTACAATTACAGGAATATCACGACCACGCCTAAACGAAACCCTCAAACAAATTGAAGCCAAAGGCTTTATAAGCCTTCAACGCAATAAAATCTTTATTGTTAATTGCAGAGGGCTTTGCCAAATTATCGCATCGATGAATTTGATGATGAGAGACCCTCGGCAAAAGACACGGCTTAGCTTAGGTGCTTTAATTTAGTTTAATACTGAAAGCACTTTTATGTACGAAAGGCTCCATTACAGAGCCTTTTTAATCATGAATCTCATTTATTTTGAGCTGGTGCTATAGCATCATCACCTGCGCAACCAATAACAGTGAACCAAAACCAAGTAAGAAAATCACTATGGGTAATACGAACTTAATCCACTTGTTAAAGGGAATATCAAGCATCTGTAAAGTCACTAACACCAAGCCTGTAGGGGCAAGAAATAGCATTGCGTATTGTCCCCAGTTGTAAGCTGATACCACAATGTCACGTGGGATCATTACCGTATCAGCCAGTGGAGCCATAATTGGCATAGCCAAGACAGCTAAGCCTGACGAAGACGGTACAACCAGACCCAGTAGGAAGAAAATAAACATCTGCGATACTGCAAACACGCTGCCATGCATGCCTGTGACTAACTCAGACGCCCATGCCAAGATAGTGTCAGACACCATGCCTTGTTCAAGGATGATATTAACCCCGCGGGCCATGCCAATTATCAGCGACACCGCCACCAATTCAGAGGCACCTTGCGTAAATGCTTCGACCGCTTCTTTTTCTTTCAGGCCAGAAATGAAGATAATAATAATGGCAATCGTTAAGAACGAGGCTGCCATTTGACCAAACCACCAACCTTGCGTCGATACGCCCCAAATCATCATCGGAAATGCAATGGCAAATAAGCCTAAAATAACTTTACGACGTAGTGTGAATGGTACTTTCTCATTCAGATCTTTGCCTTTCAAGAAACGTTCGCTAAAAGCTTGACGGTCTTCATAGGTGTAAGAGAATGAAGGATCCGCTTTGATCTTCTTGCAGTACCAGTATAAGTAGCCGATCACTGTGATAATACCGACAACCAAGCCAAAGGTACGCACGCCAATTCCTTCGGTAAAGGAGATGCCAGCGGCATTAGAAGCAATGACCACACTGAATGGGTTAATGGTCGAGAAAGCCGTACCAATGGAAGCAGCCAAGAAAATCGCACCGACACAGACGATAGAGTCAAAACCTAGCGTTAAGAAAATGGGTACAAGGATAGGGTAGAAAGCGACGGCTTCTTCTTCGAGTCCGCACGAGGTGCCACCCAGCGCCATCACGATACAAACAATGGCCACAAACAGGAATTCTCGCCCCTTTGTTTTCTCCGACAGCCTAACTAATCCTGCATTAAAAGCCCCCGTTTTGTTTATTACGCCAATCATGCCGCCTAAGATCAAGATGAAGACAATAATGTCAGCACCTTCAACCGTACCTTCCACCATCGCAATGGCAATATCGCTAAAACCTTTAGGGGATTGCACCAGTTGCTCATAGGTATCAGGAATCGCAATCGGTTTGCGAATGGTACCGTTAATAAATTGGTCGATGCCAATATTGATATTGAGTTTTTCTAGCTCAGCTTGCGTTGCTGGCACTGTGGTCACTTCGCCCATGGGGCTAGAGACATGAAGTGCGTTTTGACTGGTGTCGTATGAGAGTTTGGAATAAGAGCCCGCAGGAACAAGCCAAGTTAAACCGATCGCAAATAGAGTAATAATAAATAAAATGGTGAAGGCGGTTGGGAACTGAAATGTTTTGCCTTTTTCTTTGGTAAGCAGCATAAGAATGTCCTCTAAGCCGTATTATTAGACAGGAAAGTTAGTCAATCCATGCATATACGGTAATGTGTTACCAAATGTAATAACGTCGATTTGATCACGAAGTTAAGACTGTCTTTTTTGAATAAAACTGATCTTAGAAGTGCGTGAATAACCAAAGTTAATATCTTGTAAATTCATAGTGTTAAAACGAGATTTGTTTTCCAATTATCAAATGGTATGATGTTCTGTATGTGGGGTTGGGAAGATAAATAAAGTAGGTTGCGAGTGGATTTTGAAAGTTTTGTCAACAAGCTTGAACAATTTGGTTTTCGTAACGATGGTATCAATAAGGACTTTGAATATCGTTATGAAAAAAATAATAAGATAGGCGATAACTTCTATCAATCAACAGAGCCTTTGTTGGCTTGTGTAAGTAAATTGGATGACATTGCTTTCTCTACGGATGGTGATATTTACAAGCTGAAGTTTTATTTTGACAGGGTGAAGGAAACACCTCGTACTGGAACGTTTATTTTCAGCTTAAATCTTCAAGATAGAGGTGAATATCTTTCATTTTCACAAGCAAAAGATTTAAAACTTACCTTTCCATTTCAAGCGGTACTCAGCGATGGAAATCACCCGATTGTTACACTTAATAATAGTGAGCGCTGCCGGGTTAACTTTTTAGAGCCTAAAAAAGCGTCAGGCTTAGCAATTATCCCTAATCAAGGCATTTCACAATACTGGCAAGCATGTTTGCTTGAACTTGGTATTTCTTTTAGTGATACAAGCCCTCAATTTTGGCAACGTTGCGATCAAACCTCTCAACCAGCAGATCAAGCTTTTTTATTTGGTATTGCACGACAGGTTTCGCAAATCCTTCGATACTATAATGCGCAGGCATATTCTAATCAGGATAACCAACTTCTTTATCAAGCAGGCAATGCCACTATAGGTGGTATAAAGTTTGGGGTTGCTGGTTTGAGCTTTGAATTTAATTTATCGCAAGCGAATAGTAAGCAAATAAGCTTTTACCAAGATATTAAAAGCGTTTTGAGTGTACTTAAGCTGCCTTTTACGCAAGAAGGTAATTGGTTAAAAATCATCATCGATAGTCGCACTTTCACCAAAGCGACGACATTGGTTAGTCAGTGGTATCAAACGATTACACCTGTTTCGCCGAGCCAACACGCGGGAGACGAAATGAAAGCATTCAATCAAAACGGTATAGCTATGACGCATTCACCTCTTAACCAAATTCTATTCGGGCCGCCAGGCACAGGTAAAACCTTTCATACAACAGAAGCTGCAGTCAAAGCGGCTGACCCTGCGTTTTATGGCCAACTTAATATTAATCCCGCAGTGGGAGCGGACACAGAACAGCGCCAAGCCTTAACAAAAAAATATAAAGCCTTGTCGGAAGCTGGACGTATTCGCTTTGTAACCTTTCATCAGAGCTATGGCTACGAAGAGTTTGTCGAAGGCTTGAAAGCTGAAACCACAGAAGATAATCAGATTAGCTATAAAGTGAGTGACGGTATTTTTAAATCCATTGCTAATGCGGCTTCGGTGTCGGAGTTATCTCCTAGTGTCGATCGCGGTGACAGTACCCCTTTACCTGCACAAAGCCATGTTGAACAGCATAATCATGTATTGGTTATTGATGAGATCAACCGCGGTAATATATCTAAAATCTTTGGTGAACTCATTACGCTAATTGAAGAATCGAAACGTGCAGGCAATAACGAAGAGATCGCGTTAACCTTACCGTATTCAGGTAAAACGTTTTCCGTTCCTAATAATCTTTACATCATAGGTACGATGAATACGGCTGATCGCTCGCTTGCTATGATGGATACCGCACTGCGTCGCCGTTTCGATTTCAAAGAGATGATGCCAAAACCTGAACTGTTCAATAACAGAACAGTGAAGGGCATCGATCTCACGCGCTTATTAGAAACACTCAATAAACGTATCGAAGTTTTATATGATCGTGAGCATATGCTGGGTCATGCCTTTCTTTTTCCTGTGTTCAACGAGGCGGATGAAGACAACGCCTTTATTAAGCTGAAAGATGCATTCAAGAACAAAATTATTCCATTACTGGAAGAATACTTCTACGAAGATTGGAATAAGATCCGGCTTGTACTTGGCGACAATCAAAAAGAACAG harbors:
- a CDS encoding YbjQ family protein, producing the protein MKFVTTESIMGEEIEATLGVVTGNVVQSKHVGRDIMANLKGIVGGELKGYTEMLAEARGIAIERLLIEAQNLNADAVVGVRFTTSAITQGASEIMAYGTAVRLKR
- a CDS encoding leukocidin family pore-forming toxin; amino-acid sequence: MIRRNIITLAILGLVATTTVSATEMTEPTGSAINMLSNLQDVSDVNYINAGYLVEEGAVPPSLSEIKTQVLDFGKRYFIDFSNIASEEAKNKAKDKLRQSVGVFLSGDMILITPYKGELMFSLLDGADDPNITLLEAQPKRASRSKRSAPLLSNSDNTIPNVAFYLNAHRQITDDECNLTWNTFDGPEKSYRSCRNANISLIYKVNLQRSLRFGTQGSATPDAKIVRIGIDDSTQGTGIQLNDKLEPRYLVSHGIPWPEGGNEAEFVTTAIARNYDFNFDASNDKANILRTVPASNLNANYSHKEVSTFNFGISGGVEVNKDGPKAKLDANASWSESKWLSFDTRDYRVERSSKGPKHVAFKWARQQYPTAESIRNVKTHGISARLGIPANLSLINPIGYKSFTPKMEVIYKAAPTATGTTTLSVDSAVDITGFRYRSSVTGFFGVRTYYSKDSDNQVRHINKKVSFVVDWDHPVFTGGRPVNLQLASFNNKCIAGDYQNNLSAKTCNEDNFQQAFIYNKVGQFVSAQNTKLCLDGENLNQLQTCGANLSQRWKWKEGTNQLLNVFTQEYLGHNKTTGDLIMVAGANDTTSTDWYSAYVNVFKQSSVHRN
- a CDS encoding C25 family cysteine peptidase; the protein is MKLNKTRLLLTLALFSQSTFAVEHVDASIFNERVINFDLATDVASAADEEKSSPYFSLLNLDASKAIFEAKLTSLTMAKVKMADGNIYDRIILPDGGGPVEPGKPNLTGYQQLIRIPDGAQLNIVIDEVEWSDTFKDTLVDPVQLPFPDVVEMDGSRPDQNMPFVKDEAAYSLMTEAQIPPVTVVETVRVRGKSYAVISYRPMDFSPIEKTVRFAKKVRFHVNYSLPKNKGGHSKRTDQLGFDAPTDSVIDIRSKAEQSASPALQAQPSAQNNAALTPAQNADYLIITADRFKDAIAPLAAWKRQKGYKVHVATVTETGNTQEDIKKYISDAYSNGTMTSYVLLVGDHEDIPAWEITGHGYHGKNHKWHTDFEYTLVDGTDKYPDLVLGRLPGDTEAQITSMVTRTLNYEKTPVDSERYNNVLLAGQYQDNDGNRKADRMFMEDLHRVADFLGPDYDFFDGPGDLFNKGFLIHTALQWDADLSKELKYGGWDYGSARVTPPSPVPQAWKNQGNGNHVQISDAINQGVSLVMHRDHGYGDGSGWADPRYTATEVNALANGNMSPVVFSLNCATGWFDGKDSFAESWMRNPNGGAVGFTGAVRVSYSGYNDLMHAAIMDSFWDDYDGNWSSNIYPVSWRPAMAVNRAKHRLFSHYGTQGTALSTARFFSWFGDPELELRTQRPQALTVTYPENIASGTQSAFDVVVQSNNGARLKDARVALVAKSGQSHVVTTDDNGVAHFDITPTESMTITVTEHNAPAYEGEISVGGNTSITAKVPASQASPARQWVVLDGTQSVFAEGTKVHFQWTQIEGPNVRIDYADKNYAYAITPDYSTTLKFKLTITDENGNTDSAIQTIVVKSENPDNNKAPIAIIPEKQIASFSQWAALDGTQSTDPDGSISQYQWSQVSGPKVKIAYPTSRYAYALTPNVNAKLTFQLTVTDDKGKSSSSTQTMIVQ
- a CDS encoding DMT family transporter, with product MPAQFMNFIPVGVRYMLVSALAFALMSSCVKLVSTYGIPVFEIVAARAIVSLLISYVDVKRKGISIWGNNKQLLVARGVAGSLALVCVYYAVATLPLAEATILQYMHPVFTAILALVFLRERVQASTAICIACCIVGLGLIVSPSLSVESAAALPMFSVVVALLGALGSAVAYVIVKRLSKTEDSSVIIFYFPLIALPFSLFLLGDDFVMPNTEALFLLLFVGIFTQIGQIGLTKSMQTVAAGKATAYSYVQVVFSIMLGVFLFNEIPSGWTLAGGALIIIGALINVFGSIKGSAYKPKQAS